CTTCAGGATGTTAGAGCAAGAAGACATCTTAAAGAACATCTAATCCTGCTCTTTCATTTTGCTGGCAAAGAAACTAAGGTGCACAAAGGAGAAATGATTTACCCTGAGTTACATAGCTAACACGTATTTGAGCTGGATCTGCAACTCCAGCTAACACTAATCTTCCACCTCTCTGACCTTTTATAACACTTTTTGCTAAATTTTCTCTAATTGTTTTATGTGTGTGTCATTTATTAcactataaactctttgaaggaagggatctcatttcatctttcacaaTCCCCCTGCACATCATGTGCAGGACTGGCCAGCTAGTAAGCATTCCCCAAAAAAACTTGTTGGTTGACTGGTAAAGTCAAAGGTGACATATATAATAGATGAAAGATTAAGGAGCAGCAAAgtggttctgtggatagagaggcaggcccagagacaagagatcctgggttcaaatccagtctcaaatatttcctaactgtgtgaccctggacaagtcacttaacccccattgcctagcccttactgctcttctgtcttggaacatatacttggtactgattctaaaacagaaggtatgggtttttaaCAAAAAGAGAGAGGTCAGTGAGGAAAACATGAGAGCTTTGAGCAAGGGAGCACAGGGAGTTAGAAGCAACCTAAGTTTTCCTTAAGACCCATTCTTGACTTCCTCAGATCACCTGGAACTGAAGATTACAGTTCCTCCAGCATAGGAGACCTCTGGGCTGAATTTATCTATGCAAGGGAGCCATGCTCTCCACTCTATTTATTAGCTATCACATCAGCCAGGAATAGGGGCCAGGCTTTCTCTCAGTCACACAACACTGCCTTCTACTCTAGTGCTGGCAGAATTGTCCTTCTCTCCCAATTCCATTCAAGTAAGAGAAATACctaaggcagctaggttgcaAAGTAGAcaagagtgctgagcctagagtcaggaagatctgagttcaaatatgacctcagatacttactaggtgtgtgaacctgacaagtcacttaacccagttttcctcaatttctcatctttaaaatgagctggagaaggaaatggcaaaccactagaaAACTTccaagagtcacaaagaatcagacacagctgaaacaaatgaacaacaaaaaagaaatacctaCCAACTCATCTCCATTTCTCCTTTCCTATAGGATTGATGGAAACACCGCCCTTCACCGGGACATCTACCCATCTGTTAGTCTCCAGATCCAAAAAAATTTCGCCAAGAGCAAATGGAGGGTAAGCTGTCCCCTTTGGGTGATGGGCAGGGAGCTTCCTTCCTCAAACAGATAAAAAAAGGGTCACTTTCAAACTCAGAGAAGACTCTGAAGAGGATCCTTCCTGCCTTGGGGCTTTAGAGAATCATAAAATCCCATTTTGGATGAATCATAGTTATCTTCTTCAAACCCTCCCAGAAGCACAAATTCCTTCTATAACACtcccaacaaatggtcatccatCTTCCATTTTAATGCTTCCATTCTTAGGTACAATTTGTCCTCCTAATCAGTCCATTCCATTGTTGGATAGTCCTCATTATGAGGaagattttcctaatattgagccaaACCTGCCTTTTTATCACTTTTGTTTGTTACTCCTCATTCTGCCCATTAGAGCCAAGCACTCTGGCATAGGGCAGTCTTTCTTTCCTATATTGAAGCCATCATGTCCACCAACCATTgattcaacaagcatctattaaacacATACTATTTACTTAAATCACTAGGCTAAATCCTGAggctacaaagataaaaatggaagattctcttcctttaaggaaTTTACACTCTATTGTGCCAATTAAGTTTTTCTCAGTTCCTTCGGTGAATCCGTGAAGTCTTTACTGTTCAGGGAGACACATGGCCTCTTCCATTCTTCTTATTCTTGACTCTTCTCCATGCAAAATATAATCCAGCTATAAACTGGCCTTGATGTTCCCCACCCATCACCCCATCTCCTGATTCTGTGTTTCTGTATTAACTAtccttcatgcctagaatgttctgcctcctcacctccatctcttagcttccctggcttccttcaaggctcaactgcATTCCAACCTTCTATAAGAGACTCTTCTCTATCCCTGACCTGCTaattgccttccttctgagattacctttcaTCTACTCAGTACATGGGCAGCAagatgacccagtggatagaatgccaggtctggagtcaggaggacctgggttcaaatctggcttaaaaCACTGTCTaggtgtgtggccctgggcaagtcatttaacctcatttgccttagtttccttatctgaaaatgggctggagaaagaaatggcaaacttttctagtatccttgccaagaaaatcccaaataagatcataagaaatgggaaatgactgaataataacaactcaGTGCACCCCTTTTATGTACAGATACTGACATGCTTTCTTGTTCATTTGAATGCCAGCTCTATGGTGGCAGTGACCATGTTTTTGCCCtcctttgcatccccagcacttagcacataaaGTAAGTTTGGCATAAAGGAAGTGATGATAAATACTTGTCTGAACCAAAAGTTAGTTGTTCTCCAGGAAGGAGATAGAGTCCCCAATTTCTCTCGCTAGCCCTGTATTTGTGAGTCCTCTTCTAAGACAGGAATTGGTATATACCAAGGACTGGGATGGCAAAAGCAAGGGGGGAAACCCAAGCCCCCAGAGGCCCCCCAAGTTGCACAGGAAATGGGTGTCCTGTCTTCCCTCAGCAAGCCTTCAATGCTGCTGCTGTGGTACATCATATGAGAAAACTACACATGAACCAGCACGCCTCGGAGACCCGCCGAGAGTCAGAAGGAGTTCGAGCCACCACCGAGCAGACATCTGAGCCCTCCAAGCCCGGTGCCCCCGTGCTCAGCAGCCCCAAGGCCCCTCCTCTAGGCGAGAAGCTGGCAGCTCCCCTATCCACCTGGGTACCCTGCCAGCATGGCCCCTGTCACCCCGCCCTGAACAGCACCATCTCTGAGAGCAAGTCCGTCAATTGCCTCATCAATGGCTCCCTGCAGATCAGCAGTAGCCTTGTTCCCATGCACCATGGGGCCCTGGGCAGAGGGCCCTGCGGCTGCTGCTCCAGCTGTCTGAACAGcggggagaaaggaaaggcatCCTTTGGCTCCGAACCATCCCTCTTCAAAAAGGCCAACAAAAAACAGTAAGTAGAAAGAGTCTGAAGCAGGGATCCTTAGTCTGGAGTTGACAGACACACAAGAGATCCGGGGTTAGATTTTAGGAAATCCATGAACTTGGGTGGGGAAAACAAATACATCTTCACTTCAAGGTGATTGGCTTCCTTTGTACTCTTATggattttatttaatgcattttaaaCTCTAGAAGGGGTCCATGGGCACTACCAGTGTGTCAAAGGGTCCGTGACCCCCAATAAAGGTTAAGGACCcctgggacagagggaggaaagggaaccCTGAATGTGCTTGCTATGGATGGTTGTTTGTTTCCCTTCAGCCTCAGGGAAGGGATAGTAAAGATAGAAGAAATGGAGGAGGCAGCAGGAATAGATCCTATCTCTAGGCAGCTGACTCTCCCTCAGGATACACCCCTCTTCCTAAAAGCTCTTCCTGGGTTATTTTCCTTGTCAGGAACTTCAAGTCAGAGGTTATGGTCCCTGTTAAAACCAGTAGCCACTCTCACTGCCGTTCTGGGCAGACTGGAGTCTGTCTGATCATGTGATCCACGGAGCCCTTGTCTCGTGttttctcaacatttttttttccggTAAGTTTGCCCAAGGCTGGAGATTCTCTCCCAGGTGGCCATTTCAAACGAAGAGAAATAGGATTAGGTCAGAAGTGAAGATGTACCAAGGATTACACAAATAAGGAGGCACTTTCCCTGCGTGCCCTGAAATGCATGATGCttaaaaatgtgtaaaatatGCAACTATTATCCCAAGCACACCATGCTGTTAGGATGAGGGGGTGGGGGATTGTTTTATTCTGAATTCAAGTACAAAATGACATAGTTCTGACTGGGCCAGAGATGAATTCTTTAATGATTGAAATAAGTCAGGGAAAGGTGAAAGGGATAGAGAAAATATTCCCTATAGTATGTCCAAGGAGACTAATAAGGCAATGGGAAATGTTGGGGAGAGAGCCAGATGTTGGACCTGACCCTGGGTATTCAAATTAATCATAGCCCTTAGGACTCTACTCATCCCACCCTTGTCTAAGAGGCATCCTAATAGCATCTGAGAATGACTTCTTAGAAGCAGTGCATCCTTGGcctcagaagacttgggttcaactcttgtcctgagttcatatccagcctgagacatttactagctgtgtgaccctgagcaagtcacttaaccctgtttgcttcactctcctaatctgtaaaatgaactggagaaagaaatggcaaaccactccagaacctttgccaagaaaaccccaaaatgaggtcataaagagtcagatatgatcgaaacagctgaacaacaataaagagCATCTACTTCAGAAGGccattgtgaggaccaaatgcaggaacatatttaaagtgctttgctgCCGGAGGCCATCAAACCCACcctgtctgacatggtcacagAGGGGGGACCTTGAGGAAGTGCATGGCAGCCTCAGGGAGGATGGAAACCTATTACCaacactccttattattggaatcattgtgatcaatatccccactcagccccagggaaatacagaagaagagTAAAGAGCCTTTACAGACCCCCTACAGACTCCTAGGAAAATCCCATCTTTATATgtattaatacagaaattcccctaaaatcacctcataacaaaccagcaaatggtgagttaatgtttaagattttaaactccAACAAACTGCACCtggattttccattcccatacacTGTGTTTCTGTGTTTCTCATAATAagaaaccagaaacaataagTCCCCCCCCCATCTCTAATCCTTAATGATAGtacaatgaatgaaaaatggagaaattgcctTCAAAGGCTAAGCAGTTCCCTGAACTATTCTCCCCACCCCATAGTCAAGGAGATAAGCCAAACATAcccttgaaaaatattgaaagttactggagaatgaaaagttgttagtaacaaagtttgtgtttttttttgttgtttttttttttatcctgggactccattcaaggaaCAAAGTTAATGTACGACAATTCATtatctataagaaaaaaatgtatgttgaatatGGAAATCCATGCCAACACATATGTAATCTTAAagaaagggtataaaaataaagatagccCAAGATGGACCAGAACAACCTCTGCAAGCCTTATTGAGTCTCTAGCTATTCTTGCTCGTCTCAGGCAACTTAACCATTCCACCTCTGAGATACCTGGACCTGTGAAAGCAGGCCTCTCACACTTTGCAAACCAgagtgcaatataaatgctaaccataataataataattaccattattattatgacTGTACCATACTCTAGCTACAAcctccctggcctcagtttccctatctgtacaGCAGAATCATAAGGAGGAACTTTAGTGATTAACTGAGCCATCATATtccagaatgagacatacatttttgaacTTCTTACCAGCTTTGATTCCAAATGCAAAGAATGGCAATGCACAAATATGGAACACTAGGAAAGGCACTGGCTTTGCCTAAAGGGCAAGTTTCTTCTATCACACTGTCCCACAAGGATCAACTGCTGAGAACCAAGAGAGGAAAAAGATAGAGAGGAAGCCTGGGGAACATGTTGGAGGTGACAGCCCCTgccccccccctctctttctcccctcccctaatgctcctccattttcttttgcaGGAAAGATAAGGGACTCTCCTCTGCACTTCCAGACCAGAAAAATACcctgaaatggaaggaaggaagagcaagCTTAAAGAGCCCTTAGGACAAGAGCAGGGCCTGTCCCAGGGCATTTTCTGGTAACAAAGCAGCAGGCTGGATGGTCAGTAGCCCAGGGCCATCAGGAGCAAGCTGCACAGTGGAAGGTCTCTGGTGAGGCTAGGGGCAGGTGGAAAGGATCCTCTGGCTTCCAGATCTCCCTAATGCAATTGCCCCACTCTACTCCCAGCCTCCATACCCGCCCCCATCACCCTCTGTTCAGTGTACATAGATTGCTCTTCTCACAGGTCCATGTGTTGTGCAAAGCTGAACAGGCTGACTGAGCTATGGCATCCCTTTTGATAAAGCCATAAGGACCATCTATCGCCTTATGTTCCCCTGCTCCCACTCACCTGCTCCCAATACAAACCTCCTGGGCTTTCACCCTGGCCAGCTCCATTCTCTTGTTCACCCTTGTTACAAAACTGCGTGCAAGCATGGATGTTCTTATTGGGTTTTGACAGTTCATTCCCTGTGCTCTTCCTGTCTCCCTAGCAAATTTCTAGAACAGGCCAACCTTCTCCCAGGATTATTTCAGAACCatttcctttccccatcccctctCAGTGATATCACAGGCTCCAAAGCCAAACTGAGATAAATTtctacttaacctctgtttgggGATCACCTTTCCAATTCCCAACCATCCCCAACCCCATTAATATATAAAATCGAGAGCTATTTTTTCATTTGGACCAATAAAGATCTAACCCCTCTCTCCTTGGAAGTTCCTTCTCCTCTAATTCCTATTCTTCCTCTTGGTTATGGCTTCTACTCTTTCAGTCCTCTTTCTGTGTTGTGCTCAATAAAATGGACATATTTTCTTTACCAGCCTCCACTGTTTCTTTCTACAGCCTCCCTGGATTCTCTGGCAACTCAAGGAATTCCATTCTTCTTGAAGCAAAGCCCACTGGGGGCCCATTCCATGATGTCACAGATTTTACACAGGTCTCTGTCTCCTTGGCATCCCAATCAGATTCCTTCCCCAAATCCCCACTCACTCCCAACCAAGGAGGAGACTATAGGGAGTATTAACACAGGGCTACTCCCCAGCAGTCCTTTACAAAGGGAAGGGCCAGAGTCATTGGCTTCCCACACAGCCTGTTCATCATTCTCCATGCTCTTTCTGGAGGTCAGAATGGACTAGATAGAAGCAGCAAGAACCATTCCTAGTCAGCCTTCCTTATCTACTGTTTCAACTGTGACCCCTGCACTATAAGAAAGAAAAGCTCTTGGAAAGATGCTGCTTCAGGACTCCAGAAACCCAGGATTCTAGCTCTCACTCTATCATTTTAGTAGGAGAAATTTAGAATTTCAAGGAACCCTTGATACCATCTAATCCAGCCACCTCCTTTTGctgacaaattaagaaactgaattaaaaaaatttttaatttttaaaaaaagaaactgaatcaaAGTCACCTAAGCAATAAAATTGCCCAGATCTTCAGAATCCCAGGCcaatgctgttttgttttgttttgttttttactatacCCCTCTCCAGGCTAGCCCTTTCACTTGTCCAAGCCTGTTTCATCACATTTTTTTGATTAGTCacttcagttatgtctgactctttgtgaccccatttggggttttctttggcaaatacaagaatggtttgccatttccttctccaacccattttacagatgaaaaaacagagacaagcaagattatgtgacttggccagggttatatagctgggaagtgtctgaggctggatttgaattcaggtcttcctgactccaggctaggtGCTCAGTCCCACCTATTTATCTGTCTATGAGTCAGTGACCCCAAGCATCCagtggaatataaactccttgaagacagagattgGTTTATTTGGcagtattttgtctttgtatcgaaagcacttagcacatagtaggtggttcCTGAATACTTGATAAATTGAATTAATCATGTTACTGTTAAAACCCTTTCTGGCCCTAATGTTCTAATAACTTGTTtccttgtgatctctttgggatctGGACAAGTTACtgtagttctttaaaaaaaaacaaaaaaacttttaccttccatcttggaattgatactaagtcctggtcccaaggcagaagaagagtgggaagggctaggcaattgggattaagtgacttgtccaggctcacatagctagaaagtatctgaggtgacttttgaacccaggacctcccatctctaggcctggatctcaatccactgaaccatctattTATTGccccttccccttttttttaaGTCACCATATCTCTCAAAGGGAGCTGGTTATTCAGCCAGTcggtgggggaaggagagagagagagagagacttgcaaATCTGTCCCTATGGACAAGGAGACTGAACTCAATCTACTCTCCTGCTTCACACACTCATAAAAGGATTCATGCAACCAAAGGGCCAAAAGGGAAGCAGGTGCAAAAAAACAAAGACTGAGGCAGGATAAACAACTTTCAAATCTCTCCACAGTCAGCAACAGGCTCATTTACAAAACAAAGCTTTTTATTGGGCTGGTGACTGCTTATGGTCCATCCATCCTCAATAGTGGTTCCGATATTCAGTGCTTCCGCCTGTATCTGTCTGAGATGTCCCTAATCACAAGGCCAGCCTTGCTGGCTTCCAAGGCAAAGCCACAGTGGTCCAGTCCACTTCCTCTCAGCTGCCACTGCCAATCATCTGACCAGATGCTCACCTAGACCCAGGCCTTCTAGGCTATTTCTTGGAAAGCAAAAAGCCTGCTCTCcaaggaaaagcaaaataagGCAGGGCCCCGAGCTTGCGGGTGGCAGGGATCATTGACAGGTGGCATAGTAGAGCACTCGCTCATTAATGTGGTCCCGGATCTTCTCCACATGCTTTTCCAAGCCAGTCAGGTCTGCGGAGCGCAGGGTGATAGCCTGGCTTCCCAGCAGCAGCTCTGCTTCCATAGCTGAGGGTGGAAAGAAAATCCAAGAATAGGTGATGGAGCCCACTTATACCCCTCAACCTTCCCCCTTCACCAAGGCAAGTGGGCTTAGAGGCAGGGGCAAAGAAGAAATGATTTCTGGAAGTTCACAGTTTCACTTTAGTCACAGCGACCCATAAAGAAAAAGTCTTTTCTACACTCAgattgttcttttcctctccaccctcttctccttgaccACCAAAAATATATTGATGAGGATCTCTAATCCTCCTTTAATTTATCCAGCTTGTGACTGCCAgacagtatttgaaaaaaaaatctcctttcatACTGGCCTACccttactaaaaataaaaaattttccatggctccctattgcctatagaatgattttttttaatttttaaaaatattttgccttgtttacaggattcattttctttctaccccctcccagagccaataagcccttctactgggttatacaaatgttttcaattatacctatttccatattattcattgcCCATAGAATGATATCCCAACTTGGTAATGTGGCATTCTAACTCCTAAGACTGCCATAATCTAAAGCCCTGAATATTCATTTCCTCACCCTCCAGTCCTTGCCCCTgtctcccactcccaccccagaaTACCCTCCTGACATCTAATTTACCCTTAGATGTCCTTCTCAAATTCTACCTCTCTAAATCAAGCCTTTCCTCACCATTCCCGCCCAAAGGGTCTCTCTGTGACCCTTTAACATTAAGGTATACAGTTTCTAGAACACTTACTGGGATTAAAGAAGTGGTAGTTCATTAGATAAAAATTCTGAGCTTGCAGtcaggaagttctggattcaaatcccacttctagcAATTACCAGCTGTGGacccttgggcaaaccacttggCCCTTTCATGGCTCTGGCTAACAACCTACTAAGACACAGATAGGCTGGCTCTAATCTGTTAGTGGAGTTCTCTAGTGTAAATTACTTGGGATTTGGGTCACATTTCTCTTCATTGCCTGTAGTCTTAACACCAGGCTTATTTATATATCACATCACCTAAGGTATATATCAGATACTATCCAGGAGGGATGTTCTTTTCTGTGCCCCAAAGTGCTTtgcatgtagtaagtgcttagGAAATATTTGTTTCTCAATCGAGCATCCTTGGTGCTGCTAATTCCAGAAGAGAAGCCTCTGGATTGGAAGTGCAACGTCTAGATTGATATTCTGCCTCTTTTAGAGACACGGGGATTAGTCTACCAGGGCTAGAGAGAATAAAAGGGGATGGGGGTGTGTAAAGAGGGGACAGAGGAGTCTGCTAACCCCCCCCTCCATCCTCCTTCCCCGATTTCCCCTGAAGAGAATAaataaccctcacctttcatcctGTCCATCATAGACATGGTCTCCTCAAAGAGCTCTTCAGCCTCAGCCTTGACATTCAGGATCCGGGTCCCTTGCTCCCCCAGCATGGGGCTCTGACCCATTCGGTCCTTCAGTTCTGCATATTTTTGTTTCACTCTCTCAAATCCCTAAAGGAGATCAGAAGGAAGAGTCTTATTGCAATGATACTGGACTATGATCACCTTCTCCATCTACAACCTTACATTAAAGAGTGAAGCTCTTAATGGTGCCACAGGgacttaaaaaaatctcattaatcCCTGTTGTTTCACTTGGATTCTTCTTGTTTTCCCTGATAAAGGTGTTCCagggcagcttggtagcacagtggatagagtgcagggcttggagtcaagaagactcctcttcttgagttcaaatctaacctcagacatttattatctgtatgatcctgttgcaagtcacttaaccctgcttgcccaGGTTTCCtctataaagtgagctagagaaggaaatggcaaaccactccagtagctttgacaagaaaaccccaaatggggtcacaaagaatcaaacaccaCTGAAAgccaactgaataacaacagagCTGGGCCCCCAGGGGAAGAGGCTACCTGATGAAAGATCCCATCACTAGAAGTATTCAAGTAGAGGGTGACTATTTGTTAGAGTCATTGCAGAGGAGATTCCTATTCATATACAATTAGGTTAGATGGCCACTTCTGAGTCTATAATTCTAAACTCTAGAAGCATAGTTCTAGTCCAGAATTAGGGGTCTCCTCTTGGATCTAGACTGTCAACCCCTTGAAGTCATGAGCCATACCTTGCTTACACTTTTGTGTTTGACACAGCACCTCGTTGATTTGATTGGGGCATCCTCCAGAATGGCAatgataactcacatttctaggGGACTTCACAGTCACCAAAGCATCTTCCTTATATCAGCCTGCCAAGGCAGGCAATGGGAGGATTATTAGTGTATGTACCTCAACTCAGTGGCTGGCACCTCCATTAGAGGTTATTAGAGCATTCTGGAAGGTGAGGCCCTGGCACCAAAGAAAGCCCTCTTGATTATAACTCAAAAATCCACAGGAACACAGGTCTGTGTCCTTCCTGTCTGGATCAGTGGCTATGTTTCTCTGAGGGATTCCTGCCCTACCCTACTCACACCATGAGGAAAGCAATAGTTTGGCTCCTTTCTTTGGCTTCATCCTCTGGCCGTGACTTGTGCCTGCTGATTATCAATTAACAACCAACAGTCTTATTCTGCTTGCATCTACATCTTGAGTGTCTGTCTCCTCAGGCCCCACTCTACATGGGCCCATGAGAGatacaattatccccattttacaaatgaggaaagtaagacaTAGGGAATTGAAACTGTAAGTAGTAAATTGGTAACTGTGCCATTCTACAAAGGCAGATCTGCTACACAGAGCAAACCAAGGTGGACTGtagaataaaatgaagagagcactgaatttaaagtcagaaggtctgggttcaaaacctgtctCTGCTATCTACTACTTCAGGgtccttgagcaagttatttcatGATCCCaaacctgaat
The window above is part of the Gracilinanus agilis isolate LMUSP501 chromosome 4, AgileGrace, whole genome shotgun sequence genome. Proteins encoded here:
- the CAMK1G gene encoding calcium/calmodulin-dependent protein kinase type 1G; the protein is MQLVSGGELFDRILERGVYTEKDASLVIQQVLSAVKYLHENGIVHRDLKPENLLYLTPDENSKIMITDFGLSKMEQSGVMSTACGTPGYVAPEVLAQKPYSKAVDCWSIGVITYILLCGYPPFYEETESKLFEKIKEGYYEFESPFWDDISESAKDFICHLLEKDPSERYTCEKALSHPWIDGNTALHRDIYPSVSLQIQKNFAKSKWRQAFNAAAVVHHMRKLHMNQHASETRRESEGVRATTEQTSEPSKPGAPVLSSPKAPPLGEKLAAPLSTWVPCQHGPCHPALNSTISESKSVNCLINGSLQISSSLVPMHHGALGRGPCGCCSSCLNSGEKGKASFGSEPSLFKKANKKQNFKSEVMVPVKTSSHSHCRSGQTGVCLIM